TACTATGGTTAGATGACATTCGGTGCTTTGAGTGTTAATCCTGTTGGCAGACTTCAATACCAATTCACATCAGTAATAAATTGGCAGGCTATTTGCCTGCCAAAGACGAATCTTAACTCAAAGCGTTTCTTAATTCTGTTCTAGCACTTTCTCAGATTTGTGGTAATTTACTGGTATCACTCTATTGATTTTGAGAAAATTGGAGAGTTCGGTAAACCTCATTATCGATAATTGAGCCATAGCAGTCAAAGTTAATCTGTCTACAGAAAAAGCCTGAAAACTTCCTAGTACGGCAACCTGCAATACTAAATTTATAAGGCGATCGCTACAATCAAAGCTAGAAAGCGAATGGGGGAGCTACCAGGATGCAAGTCACATACAATTCTGATCAGCGCAAATTGCTATCATCTCTGTGTCATGGGGCGATTTTCTTTAGTACAGCGTTGTTTTCGATTGGGGTTCCAATTGTAATTAACTTACTTTCTGATGATCCTGTTGTGAAAAGCAACGCCAAAGAATCAATTAATTTTCACTTCAATGTTTGGTTTTGGGGAACTGTCATCGGAGTCCCTATTGGAATTCTATCTTTCCTAACCTTTGGTATCGGCGGAGTTTTGTTCTTTCCTGTTGTTGCTTTTGGTTTTCTACTGCACTGGGGATTGACAATTTGGGCATTATTAAAGTGTTTCAGTAATCCTGATCAACCTGTCCGTTATCCGTTTATTTTTCGACTGTTCTAATCGTTCCCACTCAAGATTAAGTTTATTTTTGGAAAAGGGATTGAAGCTAAGCATCCCTTTTTTTGTTTTAGGATGCGATCGCATTCTACCGTTGGTTAAAATTCTAGGATTTCCTTGATCACACTCTTCAAGTCTTTTTCAGCAGGACGTTTAGCAAACTGTTCGTGATTATAAATCCACACCAGTTTAATTACATAGTCAATATTGTTAACCAAATACATCAATCTGACTTGTCCAGAAGCACCTTTGGAAACCTTCAATTCCAACTTGTGAAATGTCCATCCTTCAGGTAGCTGAATTTTCCCTGGTAAAGGTTCATTACGGGAATTTATTGGATATTGATCATCGATAATATCGTTACGACTGAAGAGTGGCTTGATATGCTTGGAGTAAAAGCAAAACTTAAGCCATCAGTCATAAAAGATAGCAA
Above is a genomic segment from Fischerella sp. JS2 containing:
- a CDS encoding DUF4870 domain-containing protein codes for the protein MQVTYNSDQRKLLSSLCHGAIFFSTALFSIGVPIVINLLSDDPVVKSNAKESINFHFNVWFWGTVIGVPIGILSFLTFGIGGVLFFPVVAFGFLLHWGLTIWALLKCFSNPDQPVRYPFIFRLF